One genomic segment of Oncorhynchus masou masou isolate Uvic2021 chromosome 16, UVic_Omas_1.1, whole genome shotgun sequence includes these proteins:
- the LOC135557390 gene encoding zinc finger protein 501-like: MSSLSYSPAKEEKICWAEKEAIVKEEEEEEAVTIQKQVEGEAVTVKEEEDAFRVKNEEDVTVKEEEKGEVAVFGVKEEEGEITVTLEEEEEVGDLFNTRERRDYRGSSGESLQHHEADDAEKGTKGHLKKHQRRPTGKKSHRCSDCGKGCKSSSELKVHLRTHTGEKSHHCFDCGKSYLRSNSLKVHMRIHTGEKPYSCDQCGKSFTRSSGLMVHLRAHTGEKPYICIQCGKSFTSSSCLIVHLRAHTGEKHYSCNQCEKSFTRSSSLVSHQRKHTGDKPYSCNQCWMSFTQSCNLVSHQRTHTGEKPYSCDQCGKSFTQSSSLVSHQRTHTGEKPFSCDQCGKSFTTSSHLTIHQRTHTGEKPYSCTQCGKSFVTSSHLILHQRTHTGEKPYSCKQCGKSCTRSSNLASHQRTHTGEKPYSCTQCGKSFTTSSHLTIHQRTHTGEKCYSCDQCGKRFYDKRSLNKHQKIHI, encoded by the exons atgagttcactaagcTACTCTCCTGCTAAAGAAGAGAAGATCTGCTGGGCGGAGAAAGAAGCTatcgtgaaagaggaggaggaagaggaggctgttacaatacaaaaacaagtagagggtgaggctgttaccgtgaaagaagaagaagacgcGTTCAGAGTGAAAAATGAGGAagatgttacagtaaaagaagaggagaaaggggaggttgCAGTTTTTGGagttaaagaggaggagggagagattactgtcacattggaggaagaagaggaggttgGAGATCTGTTCAACACCA GAGAGAGACGTGACTACCGTGGATCCTCTGGCGAGTCTCTACAACATCATGAAGCTGACGATGCAGAGAAGGGCACCAAAGGGCACCTCAAGAAACACCAGCGGAGACCCACAGGGAAGAAATCTCaccgctgctctgactgtgggaaaggTTGCAAATCTTCATCAGAACTTAAAGTACACCtgcgaacacacacaggagagaaatctcacCACTGTTTTGATTGTGGGAAGAGTTACTTAAGATCAAATTCACTAAAAGTACACATGAgaattcacactggagagaaaccttatagctgtgatcaatgtgggaagagttttactcgcTCAAGCGGCCTGATGGTACATCTGAgagcacacacaggagagaaaccttatatctgtattcaatgtgggaagagttttactagcTCAAGCTGCCTGATAGTACATCTGAgagcacacacaggagagaaacattatagctgtaatcaatgtgAGAAGAGTTTTACTCGGTCAAGCAGCCTGGTATCacaccagagaaaacacacaggagataaaccttatagctgtaatcaatgtTGGATGAGTTTTACTCAGTCATGCAACCtggtatcacaccagagaacacacacaggagagaaaccctatagctgtgatcaatgtgggaagagttttactcagtcaagCAGCCtggtatcacaccagagaacacacacaggagagaaaccttttagttgtgatcaatgtgggaagagttttactacatctagccatctgactatacaccagagaacacacacaggagagaagccttatagctgtactcaatgtgggaagagttttgttacaTCTAGCCATTTGAttttacaccagagaacacacacaggagagaaaccttatagctgtaagCAATGTGGGAAGAGTTGTACTCGGTCAAGCAACCTggcatcacaccagagaacacacacaggagagaagccttatagctgtactcaatgtgggaagagttttactacatctagccatctgactatacaccagagaacacacacaggagagaagtgttatagctgtgatcaatgtgggaagagattctaTGATAAAAGATCTCTAAataaacatcagaaaatacatatatga